Proteins encoded by one window of Arabidopsis thaliana chromosome 2, partial sequence:
- the MIZ1 gene encoding MIZU-KUSSEI-like protein (Protein of unknown function, DUF617) (mizu-kussei 1 (MIZ1); CONTAINS InterPro DOMAIN/s: Protein of unknown function DUF617, plant (InterPro:IPR006460); BEST Arabidopsis thaliana protein match is: Protein of unknown function, DUF617 (TAIR:AT3G25640.1); Has 258 Blast hits to 256 proteins in 14 species: Archae - 0; Bacteria - 0; Metazoa - 0; Fungi - 0; Plants - 258; Viruses - 0; Other Eukaryotes - 0 (source: NCBI BLink).), translating to MVPYQELTLQRSFSYNSRKINPVTSPARSSHVRSPSSSALIPSIPEHELFLVPCRRCSYVPLSSSSSASHNIGKFHLKFSLLLRSFINIINIPACKMLSLPSPPSSSSSVSNQLISLVTGGSSSLGRRVTGTLYGHKRGHVTFSVQYNQRSDPVLLLDLAMSTATLVKEMSSGLVRIALECEKRHRSGTKLFQEPKWTMYCNGRKCGYAVSRGGACTDTDWRVLNTVSRVTVGAGVIPTPKTIDDVSGVGSGTELGELLYMRGKFERVVGSRDSEAFYMMNPDKNGGPELSIFLLRI from the coding sequence ATGGTGCCATACCAAGAACTCACTCTTCAGAGAAGCTTCAGCTACAACTCAAGAAAGATCAATCCAGTGACTTCTCCGGCGCGTAGCTCACACGTTcgttctccttcttcctccgcCTTAATCCCAAGCATACCTGAGCACGAACTCTTCCTCGTTCCTTGCCGGAGATGCTCCTATGTCCCTCTCTCCTCCTCATCGTCGGCCTCTCACAATATCGGGAAATTTCACTTGAAGTTTTCTTTGCTCTTGCGTTCtttcatcaacatcattaACATCCCCGCTTGCAAAATGCTCTCTCTTCCCTCTCcgccgtcttcttcttccagcGTCTCTAACCAACTGATCTCACTCGTTACCGGTGGATCCTCTTCTCTCGGGAGAAGAGTCACCGGGACTCTGTACGGACACAAAAGAGGCCACGTCACGTTTTCGGTCCAGTACAACCAAAGATCCGACCCGGTCTTGCTCCTCGACCTGGCCATGTCAACGGCAACTCTCGTCAAAGAGATGTCGTCGGGGCTCGTCAGGATCGCGTTGGAGTGCGAGAAGCGTCATCGATCAGGTACGAAGCTTTTCCAAGAGCCCAAATGGACGATGTACTGCAACGGGAGGAAGTGCGGCTACGCTGTGTCACGTGGCGGCGCGTGTACTGATACAGATTGGCGCGTGTTGAACACGGTATCTAGGGTTACTGTTGGAGCCGGAGTTATTCCGACGCCGAAAACTATTGATGACGTGTCCGGTGTTGGTAGTGGAACGGAGCTTGGTGAGTTGTTGTATATGAGAGGCAAATTTGAACGAGTCGTTGGGAGCCGTGACTCGGAGGCGTTTTACATGATGAACCCGGACAAAAACGGAGGTCCAGAACTcagtatttttcttcttagaatataa
- a CDS encoding uncharacterized protein (unknown protein; FUNCTIONS IN: molecular_function unknown; INVOLVED IN: biological_process unknown; LOCATED IN: chloroplast; EXPRESSED IN: 22 plant structures; EXPRESSED DURING: 13 growth stages; Has 3 Blast hits to 3 proteins in 1 species: Archae - 0; Bacteria - 0; Metazoa - 0; Fungi - 0; Plants - 3; Viruses - 0; Other Eukaryotes - 0 (source: NCBI BLink).), which translates to MAAASLNASGKGSKKPNGLKEFLESLEALKADLKTLSKEELLELEKRLKNVARKAREELERRMEQP; encoded by the exons ATGGCGGCAGCGAG CTTGAATGCATCTGGAAAAGGATCGAAGAAACCAAATGGGTTGAAGGAGTTTCTGGAAAGTCTAGAAGCTCTGAAGGCAGATCTTAAAACCTTGAGTAAGGAGGAGCTGCTTGAACTGGAAAAGCGGCTGAAAAATGTGGCTCGTAAGGCGAGGGAAGAGCTGGAGAGGCGTATGGAGCAGCCCTAA